In Desulfuromonadaceae bacterium, a single genomic region encodes these proteins:
- a CDS encoding nitronate monooxygenase family protein, translating to MSSPSLTIGKHSVPYPLIQGGMGVRVSAANLAGAVAKCGGIGLIATAGLGLNSPHFDGKNFFSADPAALKDELRKAYAIAPDGVIGTNCMVAVSNYETIVRASCEGGAKIIVSGAGLPLNLPELTADFPDIALVPIASSIKAAELIARKWNKSYHRLPDAVVVEDPDTAGGHLGEKMEKIGDGSYDQYATVRGVKTYFQEMWGVDIPVIAAGGIWDRADLLHALAEGADGVQMASRFVCTEECDASDEFKQMYLDCRKEDIGLIMSPAGLPGRAILTHFDKIRERDVALNLRCPTACLKKCTYKSSQERFCIVHALDRAQRGDTETGLVFCGTNAWKADKITTVQAIFNELFDL from the coding sequence ATGAGTAGCCCCTCATTGACAATCGGCAAACATAGTGTTCCCTACCCCTTGATTCAAGGCGGCATGGGGGTGCGGGTTTCCGCCGCCAACCTGGCCGGCGCGGTGGCCAAATGTGGCGGCATCGGACTGATCGCCACCGCCGGCCTCGGCCTTAACAGCCCGCACTTTGACGGTAAAAACTTCTTTTCCGCCGACCCTGCGGCGCTCAAGGATGAACTGCGCAAGGCGTATGCAATCGCCCCCGACGGGGTCATCGGCACCAACTGTATGGTCGCCGTTTCGAACTACGAAACGATCGTTCGCGCATCGTGTGAGGGGGGCGCCAAGATCATTGTCAGCGGTGCCGGTCTGCCCCTCAACCTCCCCGAACTGACCGCCGATTTCCCCGATATCGCGCTGGTGCCGATCGCGTCTTCCATCAAGGCCGCTGAATTGATCGCCCGCAAATGGAACAAAAGCTACCATCGCCTGCCGGACGCCGTCGTCGTCGAAGACCCCGACACTGCCGGGGGGCACCTCGGTGAGAAAATGGAAAAGATCGGTGACGGCAGCTACGATCAGTATGCAACAGTCCGGGGTGTCAAAACCTATTTTCAGGAAATGTGGGGGGTTGATATTCCGGTTATCGCCGCTGGCGGAATCTGGGATCGCGCCGACCTGTTGCACGCCCTGGCCGAAGGGGCCGACGGCGTGCAGATGGCATCACGTTTCGTCTGTACTGAAGAGTGTGATGCCTCTGACGAATTCAAACAGATGTATCTCGACTGCCGTAAAGAGGATATCGGGTTGATCATGAGTCCGGCCGGGCTTCCCGGTCGCGCCATCCTCACCCATTTTGATAAAATTCGTGAGCGCGACGTCGCACTGAATCTGCGGTGTCCAACCGCCTGCCTGAAGAAATGTACCTACAAATCGTCACAAGAACGCTTCTGTATCGTCCACGCCCTCGACCGGGCACAACGTGGCGACACCGAAACCGGACTGGTTTTCTGCGGCACCAATGCCTGGAAAGCCGACAAAATCACCACCGTCCAGGCAATCTTCAACGAACTGTTTGATCTCTAA
- a CDS encoding HAMP domain-containing histidine kinase, with the protein MKVFGRIINPLITFIAVQLVWILLVVLWIYWFMGAHRKFRDVAEKYSPELLQGGVDWVILFEGLLLLVAILVGVYVIFLFWSRQAALYRAQKNFISQVTHELKSPVASLQLHLETIRRRRPSVAKMDVFIDTMLADSERLNNLIDNLLSAHHLEQRTTLQHYSTQNFSQFIERYFGSRQYSLPHAGTMELSVESDLYVSFDPDMMETVLRNLLENAILYSEGAPRITVRLQSRAKYALLVVADRGRGIAREHQRKVFNMFYRVKPQDKKSVRGSGLGLFIVGATVRRFKGKVWLESAGEGQGTAVYIKLPLRPQGERDE; encoded by the coding sequence ATGAAAGTATTTGGACGTATTATTAATCCCTTGATCACCTTCATTGCCGTGCAACTGGTGTGGATTCTGCTGGTGGTGCTGTGGATCTACTGGTTTATGGGCGCCCACCGGAAATTTCGTGATGTGGCGGAAAAATACAGTCCGGAACTGCTCCAGGGGGGGGTCGACTGGGTAATCCTGTTCGAAGGACTGCTGTTGCTGGTTGCGATTCTGGTCGGGGTTTATGTTATTTTTCTTTTCTGGAGTCGACAGGCCGCACTTTATCGCGCCCAGAAAAATTTTATTTCTCAGGTCACCCACGAACTTAAATCGCCGGTGGCGTCGCTGCAATTGCATCTTGAAACAATTCGCCGGCGTCGACCGAGTGTGGCAAAGATGGATGTATTTATCGATACCATGCTGGCAGACAGCGAACGCCTGAACAATCTGATCGATAACCTGTTGTCAGCCCATCATCTGGAACAGCGCACGACCCTGCAACATTACTCGACGCAAAACTTTTCTCAATTTATCGAAAGGTACTTCGGTTCCCGGCAGTATTCCCTCCCCCATGCCGGGACGATGGAACTCTCGGTTGAGTCCGACCTGTACGTGTCGTTTGACCCGGACATGATGGAGACGGTTCTGCGCAACCTGCTTGAAAACGCCATCCTCTACTCTGAAGGGGCCCCACGCATTACGGTTCGTCTGCAATCCCGTGCGAAATATGCGTTATTGGTGGTTGCCGACCGGGGGCGTGGAATCGCCCGCGAGCATCAGCGTAAAGTCTTCAATATGTTTTACCGGGTCAAACCGCAGGACAAGAAATCGGTTCGCGGCAGCGGTCTCGGTCTGTTTATTGTCGGTGCGACGGTGCGCCGTTTTAAAGGGAAGGTCTGGTTGGAGAGTGCCGGTGAGGGACAGGGAACCGCTGTTTACATTAAGTTGCCGCTCCGCCCGCAGGGAGAACGGGATGAGTGA
- a CDS encoding response regulator transcription factor produces MSDAHILLVEDEPNIACGLIYNLEAEGFRVTHVETGEEALSVLTGDVVLVILDLMLPGIDGFEVCRQLRAIDPRLPILMLTARGAEVDRVEGLKAGADDYLAKPFSLDEFLLRVEGMLRRSEWYRPADSAQTTYVFGGNTVHLHEQRAETAAGEIVLTELEVRMLDYFIRHEGRIVERKQLLKAVWGVSPDTETRTLDNFVVRLRRYFEADPATPIHFQTVRGRGYRFVRAGDK; encoded by the coding sequence ATGAGTGATGCGCATATCCTGCTGGTGGAGGATGAACCGAATATTGCCTGCGGGTTGATTTATAATCTGGAGGCGGAGGGGTTTCGGGTCACCCACGTTGAAACCGGCGAAGAGGCTTTGTCCGTCCTGACCGGCGATGTCGTCCTGGTGATTCTGGATTTGATGTTGCCCGGCATTGACGGTTTTGAGGTGTGTCGCCAGTTACGCGCTATCGACCCGCGGCTACCGATCCTGATGCTGACCGCGCGTGGTGCCGAGGTGGACCGGGTGGAAGGCCTCAAGGCCGGTGCTGACGACTATCTGGCCAAACCGTTCAGCCTCGACGAATTCCTGTTGCGGGTGGAAGGGATGTTACGGCGCTCCGAGTGGTATCGCCCGGCTGACAGCGCGCAAACAACGTACGTTTTTGGTGGCAACACTGTCCATCTGCATGAACAGCGCGCGGAAACAGCCGCCGGGGAGATTGTTCTGACCGAGCTTGAAGTACGGATGCTCGATTATTTTATTCGTCATGAGGGACGGATCGTCGAGCGTAAACAGCTGCTCAAGGCGGTTTGGGGGGTAAGTCCTGATACCGAAACGCGCACTCTGGACAACTTCGTCGTGCGTCTGCGGCGCTATTTCGAAGCCGACCCGGCAACCCCTATCCATTTTCAAACCGTGCGGGGGCGTGGTTATCGTTTTGTTCGCGCCGGTGACAAGTGA
- a CDS encoding HEAT repeat domain-containing protein produces the protein MIEKRRQLFLAVLQDRDEETRAIAAEALNALDAARSLEYLLKILRTGDRGQRMRAIFALEKFESAQVFKPLLSELESNDADIRGAAAQVLGNKCHPKTIGSLVKLLKDPQPSVRVHASAALGNFRDPRLVPYLTPLLASDDDRLVLATAASLGKIGSPDAQDALAPLISAPRPEIRRAAVKALAALRC, from the coding sequence ATGATTGAAAAACGTCGACAACTCTTCCTGGCCGTTCTCCAGGACCGTGATGAAGAGACGCGGGCGATTGCCGCTGAAGCGCTGAATGCCCTCGATGCGGCACGCAGTCTGGAGTATCTGCTTAAGATCCTGCGTACAGGTGATCGTGGCCAGCGCATGCGGGCCATCTTTGCGTTGGAAAAGTTTGAATCGGCGCAGGTTTTTAAACCGCTGCTGAGTGAACTTGAAAGCAACGATGCCGATATCCGTGGTGCGGCGGCACAGGTGCTGGGCAACAAATGTCACCCGAAAACGATCGGCTCGCTGGTTAAACTGCTCAAGGACCCGCAACCGTCAGTGCGTGTCCATGCCTCCGCAGCACTCGGCAATTTCCGCGATCCCCGTCTGGTGCCCTACCTGACGCCGCTGCTCGCCAGCGATGACGACCGTCTGGTGCTGGCGACCGCTGCTTCTCTGGGCAAAATCGGCAGTCCCGACGCCCAGGACGCCCTGGCACCGCTGATCAGTGCCCCCCGCCCGGAAATTCGTCGGGCGGCGGTCAAAGCTCTCGCCGCCCTGCGCTGCTGA
- a CDS encoding single-stranded DNA-binding protein produces the protein MSVNKVILVGNLGKDPELRYTPSGVAVATFSVATSERFKNRDGEQQEKTEWHNIVAWRQLAEICGKYLQKGKQVYIEGKIQTRSYDDRDGNKRYMTEIVADQMQMLGQRGESGSSNSGGGYQQHQQRPADNFNQSRDNNQAASSPDNSFNEPPFNPDDDIPF, from the coding sequence ATGTCCGTTAACAAGGTTATTCTGGTCGGCAATCTGGGAAAAGATCCGGAGCTGCGCTACACCCCGTCAGGCGTCGCGGTGGCAACCTTTTCCGTGGCAACCTCTGAGCGATTCAAAAATCGTGACGGGGAACAGCAGGAAAAAACCGAATGGCATAATATCGTTGCCTGGCGGCAGTTGGCCGAAATTTGCGGCAAGTACCTGCAAAAAGGGAAACAGGTTTATATTGAAGGAAAGATTCAAACCCGTTCCTACGATGACCGCGACGGTAACAAACGCTATATGACGGAAATCGTCGCCGACCAGATGCAGATGCTGGGACAGCGTGGCGAAAGTGGCAGCAGCAATAGCGGGGGAGGTTATCAACAACACCAGCAGCGACCGGCGGATAATTTCAACCAGAGTCGGGACAACAACCAGGCCGCAAGTTCACCGGACAACAGCTTCAATGAACCCCCCTTTAACCCGGATGATGATATCCCGTTCTGA
- a CDS encoding 1-acyl-sn-glycerol-3-phosphate acyltransferase has protein sequence MLRTLYFMGGFTLVTIFFMLTGLPLTLINPDYFHNYTFYWARICLLMGGVRLHVVGGERVPRDRAVIYMPNHQGNFDIPALYVGISRQFRWLAKVELFRVPLFGFCMRSIGHIPIDRTDRKEAIASLDEAARRIAAGTSVIIFPEGTRSLDGRLQPFKKGGFTMAMQAGAVIVPVAISGSAEVMAKNGYRVRGGSIRLELLSPIETVHIDDRSVLMEKVRASIAQALESVR, from the coding sequence ATGTTGCGTACACTTTATTTCATGGGCGGATTTACGCTGGTTACAATTTTTTTTATGCTGACCGGCCTGCCCCTGACACTGATTAATCCTGATTATTTTCACAACTACACGTTTTATTGGGCGCGTATCTGTCTGCTCATGGGGGGGGTACGTCTGCACGTGGTCGGCGGTGAACGTGTTCCCCGCGACCGGGCGGTGATCTACATGCCCAACCATCAGGGCAATTTTGATATTCCCGCGCTGTATGTCGGGATCTCCAGACAATTTCGCTGGCTGGCCAAGGTGGAACTGTTTCGCGTGCCGTTGTTCGGTTTCTGCATGCGCAGCATCGGGCATATTCCGATCGACCGCACCGACCGCAAAGAGGCGATTGCCAGCCTCGACGAAGCGGCGCGCCGGATTGCCGCAGGAACCTCGGTGATTATTTTCCCCGAAGGTACCCGCAGCCTCGATGGTCGCTTGCAACCGTTCAAAAAGGGGGGCTTTACGATGGCGATGCAGGCTGGCGCAGTGATCGTGCCGGTGGCGATTTCCGGCAGCGCCGAGGTCATGGCGAAAAATGGCTACCGGGTGCGGGGAGGGTCAATCCGCCTTGAACTGCTGTCGCCGATTGAAACCGTCCACATCGATGACCGGAGTGTACTGATGGAGAAAGTTCGCGCCTCAATTGCGCAGGCGCTGGAGTCCGTCAGGTGA
- a CDS encoding ribonuclease J, with amino-acid sequence MLPFGGLGEIGLNLMALEYDGKLLIIDCGLMFPEPAMLGVDLVVPEIGLLTRRSADIVGLVLTHGHEDHIGAVSYLWRQLGKPEIYATALTIGLLQAKLREFNLSGVTTHVIRPRDEVILGPFQVEFFRAAHSIVDGVGLGIRTPAGLVVHTGDFKLDPTPVDGETTDLARLAAYGEEGVLLLLSDSTNVERAGYTLSEQTVGAALQRLLPTCSRRIYIGTFSSHIARICQVLEAAQAHGRKVLIHGRSMVTSTAVARQLGYLNIADDLLINLAQLKQLPPEQTLVLTTGSQGEPLSVLARMARDDHAQLQIEEGDTVILSSRQIPGNEKAITDMINHLYRRGAEVHYETTSEIHVSGHASREELKQVLALTRPQSFVPIHGEYRHLVKHARLAVAMGVAPERALVLENGQSARFSVNGASNAGTFESGRIFIDGKGVGDVGAVQLRDRSHLAHHGLVVALLAVNRLTGALLYGPELFTRGFVPEEERGDYLAAAAEIVRGVFSEHSVAALTDLEELRIDVRKALRRFFIKSIERRPLILPVVLEL; translated from the coding sequence TTGTTGCCGTTCGGGGGACTGGGTGAAATCGGACTCAATCTGATGGCGCTCGAATATGACGGTAAACTGCTGATTATCGATTGCGGGTTGATGTTTCCTGAACCGGCCATGCTCGGCGTCGATCTGGTCGTTCCCGAGATCGGCCTGCTGACCCGGCGCAGTGCCGATATCGTTGGACTGGTGCTGACCCATGGTCACGAAGATCATATCGGTGCGGTCTCCTATCTGTGGCGTCAGCTGGGCAAACCGGAAATCTACGCGACCGCCCTGACCATCGGCCTGCTCCAGGCCAAACTGCGTGAGTTCAATCTCAGCGGGGTAACCACGCATGTTATCCGCCCGCGTGATGAGGTGATCCTGGGACCGTTCCAGGTCGAATTCTTTCGCGCTGCCCATTCGATCGTCGACGGGGTCGGGTTGGGAATCCGTACTCCAGCCGGGCTGGTGGTACACACCGGCGATTTTAAGCTCGATCCGACCCCGGTCGATGGCGAAACGACCGATCTGGCACGTCTGGCGGCCTACGGTGAAGAGGGGGTGTTGCTGCTGCTCTCCGATTCGACCAACGTCGAGCGCGCAGGGTATACCCTTTCGGAACAGACCGTGGGGGCGGCGCTGCAGCGACTCCTGCCGACCTGTTCGCGGCGCATCTATATTGGCACCTTCTCTTCGCACATCGCCCGTATTTGTCAGGTTCTGGAGGCTGCCCAGGCGCACGGGCGGAAGGTTTTGATTCACGGTCGCAGTATGGTCACCAGCACGGCTGTGGCGCGACAACTCGGATACTTGAACATCGCTGATGATCTGCTGATCAATCTCGCCCAGCTCAAACAATTGCCACCGGAACAGACCCTGGTGTTAACGACCGGCAGTCAGGGGGAACCTTTGTCCGTCCTCGCGCGCATGGCCCGCGACGATCACGCTCAGTTGCAGATTGAAGAGGGGGATACTGTCATCCTGTCGTCGCGGCAGATCCCCGGCAACGAGAAGGCGATCACCGACATGATTAACCATTTGTATCGCCGTGGGGCCGAGGTTCACTACGAAACAACCAGTGAGATTCATGTTTCCGGACATGCCAGTCGCGAAGAGCTCAAACAGGTTCTGGCGCTAACCCGGCCGCAGTCGTTTGTGCCGATTCACGGTGAATATCGTCATCTAGTCAAACACGCGCGTCTGGCGGTCGCCATGGGAGTCGCTCCGGAGCGCGCGCTGGTGCTCGAAAACGGGCAATCCGCACGCTTTTCCGTCAACGGAGCGAGTAATGCCGGGACGTTTGAGAGCGGTCGGATATTCATCGATGGCAAAGGGGTCGGTGATGTCGGGGCGGTGCAGTTACGTGATCGCAGCCACCTGGCTCATCATGGCCTGGTGGTGGCGTTGCTGGCGGTCAATCGTTTGACCGGTGCACTGCTCTATGGCCCGGAACTCTTTACCCGTGGATTCGTTCCGGAAGAAGAGCGGGGGGACTACCTCGCGGCCGCTGCCGAGATTGTGCGCGGAGTCTTCAGCGAACACAGTGTCGCGGCGCTGACCGACCTGGAAGAACTCCGCATTGACGTTCGCAAGGCGCTGCGGCGCTTTTTTATTAAATCGATTGAACGGCGACCACTCATTCTGCCGGTGGTGCTGGAACTGTAA
- a CDS encoding undecaprenyl-diphosphate phosphatase — MSIWEAIFLGALQGLTEFLPVSSSGHLVMAQQLLPGFHQPGVAFDVLLHVATMAAVVLYFRLEIGKLIVAPFRRGADYQVYRRLLLLIILASVPTAVIGLTFKDFLTGLFEQPIVTAVMLLVTGTILYAAERIKTAERSGRMIDKLTVSDALVVGTVQGLAIIPGISRSGSTIATLLFKGVDGETAARFSFLLALPAVGGATLLSLGDLAQLNSTAVPACLLGMVTSFVTGLLAIHWLLAVVRKKRLFAFAVYCWIIGGTFLAISLI, encoded by the coding sequence ATGTCAATCTGGGAAGCAATCTTTCTCGGCGCCTTGCAGGGGCTGACCGAATTCCTGCCGGTATCTTCCTCCGGGCACCTGGTGATGGCCCAGCAGCTGTTGCCCGGTTTTCATCAGCCGGGGGTGGCTTTTGATGTCCTGCTCCATGTGGCGACGATGGCTGCGGTGGTGCTTTATTTTCGCCTGGAAATTGGCAAGCTGATCGTCGCGCCGTTTCGACGCGGCGCCGACTATCAGGTCTATCGGCGCCTGCTGCTGCTGATTATTCTGGCGTCGGTGCCGACGGCTGTCATCGGCTTGACCTTCAAGGATTTTCTGACCGGGCTGTTTGAACAGCCGATCGTAACCGCAGTGATGCTGCTGGTGACCGGGACGATTCTCTACGCTGCCGAACGGATAAAAACTGCGGAACGCTCAGGACGGATGATCGACAAGCTGACCGTCAGTGACGCGCTGGTGGTCGGTACGGTCCAGGGGCTGGCAATTATTCCGGGGATTTCGCGTTCCGGTTCGACAATCGCTACACTGTTGTTCAAGGGGGTTGACGGTGAGACGGCGGCGCGCTTCTCTTTTTTGCTGGCGTTGCCGGCAGTCGGCGGGGCGACCCTGCTGTCGCTGGGGGACCTGGCCCAGTTGAACAGCACCGCAGTCCCGGCCTGTTTGCTCGGGATGGTGACCTCGTTTGTCACCGGTCTGCTGGCGATCCACTGGTTGCTGGCAGTGGTGCGTAAAAAACGCCTCTTTGCTTTTGCCGTATATTGTTGGATAATCGGTGGAACGTTTCTGGCCATTTCGCTGATTTAA
- a CDS encoding DNA translocase FtsK 4TM domain-containing protein, translating into MGSESKLFLRDHLQKEIAGFFWAGAGLFLLLSLLSFYGNDPSFNNNLHPPTVNNFGGVVGAHLADIFLQLFGVTSYLLPLACFIFAWRLLKFRDVKVRFYKGAAFFLLLFSFSGLIALRFGPIQLFDQEVSEAGGAIGRLLVATLSSYLNTTGAAIVLSVFFLAAVLLVARFSLVLFLEGLLARFGAYLELLRERRMEKSMLRGKAGKQRKLIPPIVVMPEAVALPAPQAVKKTRSKQSVDAAQETFAFLEPSGTYHVPTLALLDHEGAPPKPIDRDALMMNARLLEKKLQDFGVTGEVVEVKPGPVVTMYEFAPAPGIKVNKIAGLSDDLALALSAHSIRIVAPIPGRGVVGIEIPNKERETVYLKEILESQEFQRTGGRLPMALGKDIFGRTVVSDLAKMPHLLVAGSTGSGKSVSINTMVLSLLYSARPEDVRIIMVDPKMLELSIYEGIPQLLLPVVTNPKKAALALNWAVREMERRYKLMSDKGVRNIDGYNKKIAKEEKERLGRVAAGALVVPVVDELEDELPEIELAEDEVLDHGHLPYIVVIVDELADLMMVAGREIEESIARLAQMARASGIHLILATQRPSVDVITGLIKANFPTRMSFKVFSRTDSRTILDSMGAETLLGMGDMLFLPPGTGVLQRIHGAFVSELEVQRVVDFLKKQGRPDYDKMILSASASGTDGGTEDADDDYDEKWDEALALVAETKQASISMVQRRLRVGYNRAARMIEKMEQEGIVGPSDGTSRPREVFINPIPPT; encoded by the coding sequence ATGGGTTCGGAATCGAAACTCTTTTTGCGCGACCATCTCCAGAAAGAAATCGCCGGATTTTTTTGGGCAGGCGCGGGACTCTTCCTGTTGCTGAGCCTGTTGTCCTTTTACGGCAACGATCCCTCGTTCAATAATAATCTGCATCCGCCAACAGTGAATAATTTCGGCGGCGTCGTTGGCGCGCATCTGGCGGATATCTTTCTGCAATTGTTCGGAGTCACTTCCTACCTGTTGCCGCTGGCCTGTTTTATTTTTGCCTGGCGCCTGCTTAAATTTCGCGATGTAAAGGTGCGTTTTTATAAAGGCGCGGCCTTTTTTCTGTTGTTGTTTTCTTTTTCGGGGCTTATCGCATTGCGCTTTGGCCCGATTCAGCTGTTTGACCAGGAGGTCAGCGAGGCGGGCGGGGCGATCGGGCGACTGCTGGTGGCGACCCTCTCCAGCTACCTGAACACGACCGGTGCGGCGATCGTTCTCAGTGTTTTTTTTCTGGCCGCCGTGCTGCTGGTAGCGCGCTTCTCGCTGGTCCTTTTTCTGGAAGGATTACTGGCCCGCTTCGGCGCTTACCTTGAATTGCTCCGGGAACGCCGCATGGAGAAGAGCATGCTGCGCGGCAAGGCGGGGAAACAGCGCAAGCTGATACCGCCAATCGTCGTCATGCCCGAAGCGGTGGCTCTCCCCGCGCCGCAAGCAGTAAAAAAGACCAGGAGCAAACAGTCGGTCGATGCGGCGCAGGAAACATTTGCCTTTCTCGAACCGTCCGGAACCTATCATGTTCCAACCTTGGCATTGCTCGACCACGAAGGCGCGCCGCCGAAGCCGATCGACCGCGATGCATTGATGATGAACGCCCGGCTTCTGGAAAAGAAACTTCAGGATTTCGGGGTCACCGGAGAGGTCGTTGAGGTCAAGCCGGGACCGGTGGTGACGATGTACGAATTCGCTCCGGCGCCGGGGATTAAAGTCAACAAGATTGCGGGACTTTCCGACGATCTGGCGCTGGCGTTGTCAGCCCATTCGATCCGTATTGTCGCGCCGATTCCGGGACGCGGTGTGGTCGGCATCGAGATTCCGAACAAAGAGCGCGAAACGGTCTATCTCAAGGAGATTTTGGAAAGTCAGGAGTTTCAGAGGACTGGCGGGCGGTTGCCGATGGCGCTGGGGAAGGATATCTTTGGCCGCACGGTTGTTTCCGATCTGGCCAAAATGCCCCATCTGCTCGTCGCCGGATCGACCGGCAGTGGCAAGTCGGTGTCGATCAACACGATGGTCTTGTCCCTTCTTTACAGCGCCCGCCCCGAGGATGTGCGGATCATTATGGTCGATCCGAAAATGCTGGAATTGTCGATTTACGAGGGGATTCCACAGCTGCTGCTGCCAGTGGTGACCAATCCCAAGAAAGCCGCGCTGGCGCTCAACTGGGCCGTACGTGAAATGGAACGACGCTACAAGTTGATGTCCGACAAGGGGGTTCGCAATATCGATGGTTACAACAAAAAGATCGCCAAGGAAGAAAAAGAGCGCCTTGGGCGAGTGGCCGCCGGTGCACTGGTGGTGCCGGTGGTCGATGAGCTGGAAGACGAATTGCCGGAGATCGAGCTGGCCGAGGACGAGGTCCTCGACCATGGGCACCTCCCCTATATTGTTGTGATTGTTGATGAACTTGCCGATCTGATGATGGTCGCCGGGCGTGAAATCGAGGAGTCCATTGCTCGCCTGGCGCAGATGGCGCGGGCCTCCGGCATTCACCTGATCCTTGCCACCCAGCGACCAAGTGTCGATGTTATCACCGGCCTGATCAAGGCCAACTTTCCGACCCGGATGTCGTTCAAGGTCTTCTCGCGCACCGATTCACGCACCATCCTCGATTCGATGGGTGCCGAGACGCTGCTGGGGATGGGGGATATGCTTTTTCTGCCCCCCGGAACCGGGGTTTTGCAGCGTATTCACGGCGCTTTCGTCTCCGAACTGGAAGTGCAGCGGGTGGTTGATTTCCTCAAAAAACAAGGGCGTCCTGATTACGACAAAATGATCCTCAGCGCTTCGGCCAGCGGCACCGATGGCGGCACGGAAGATGCCGATGATGACTACGATGAAAAGTGGGATGAGGCGCTGGCACTGGTCGCCGAGACCAAACAGGCGTCGATCTCAATGGTGCAGCGGCGGTTGCGGGTTGGTTATAATCGCGCCGCGCGGATGATTGAAAAGATGGAACAGGAAGGGATCGTTGGCCCATCGGATGGCACCAGCCGACCGCGTGAAGTATTTATCAATCCTATCCCCCCGACGTAA
- the larB gene encoding nickel pincer cofactor biosynthesis protein LarB encodes MNPTELERILRELQSGDIGVNAVMERLRLLSFEDVGIARIDHHRALRQGFPEVIWGEHKSCEQLEMIIGRMATGQQNVLATRIDAGKGEVLCASFPAGEYDPVGRTFVLKTQLIKATGRGTVLVICAGTSDLPVAREAATTARLFGNDVEELVDVGVAGIHRILSQSDALGRASVIIVVAGMEGALPSVVGGLVAVPVIAVPTSVGYGAAFGGVAALLGMLNSCASGVTVVNIDNGFGAACAAARINREHCA; translated from the coding sequence ATGAACCCCACCGAACTCGAAAGAATCCTGCGCGAACTGCAGAGCGGTGATATCGGCGTCAACGCTGTCATGGAACGTCTCCGGCTGTTGTCGTTCGAGGATGTCGGTATTGCGCGTATTGATCATCACCGGGCGCTACGTCAGGGGTTCCCCGAGGTTATCTGGGGGGAACACAAGAGTTGTGAACAGCTGGAGATGATCATCGGACGGATGGCGACCGGGCAACAGAATGTCCTCGCGACGCGGATCGATGCCGGGAAGGGGGAGGTGCTGTGTGCCTCTTTTCCTGCCGGTGAATATGACCCGGTCGGGCGTACATTTGTGTTGAAAACGCAGCTGATCAAGGCGACCGGGCGCGGTACAGTGCTGGTCATCTGCGCCGGAACCTCCGACTTGCCGGTGGCGCGTGAAGCGGCGACGACCGCGCGGCTGTTCGGTAATGACGTCGAAGAGCTGGTCGATGTCGGTGTTGCCGGGATCCACCGGATCCTCTCTCAAAGTGACGCACTCGGTCGGGCGAGCGTAATTATTGTCGTCGCCGGGATGGAAGGGGCGCTGCCGTCGGTGGTTGGTGGACTGGTTGCAGTGCCGGTGATCGCGGTGCCGACTTCGGTTGGCTACGGTGCCGCCTTCGGCGGGGTCGCGGCGCTGCTGGGGATGCTCAATTCCTGCGCCAGCGGGGTTACGGTGGTGAATATCGACAACGGTTTCGGTGCGGCCTGCGCCGCTGCCCGGATCAACCGGGAACACTGCGCATGA